In Buteo buteo chromosome 16, bButBut1.hap1.1, whole genome shotgun sequence, the DNA window ACTGGCGGATGAAAGAGGTGCTGGTGAGCTCCATGCTCAGTGCCTACTACGTGGCCTTCGTGCCTGTCTGGTTTGTGAAGGTGAGCAAGGGCCACCACTGCTCTTGAGACACTGCTTCTCCAGGTGTGGGACTGGCTGGGGAAGACTGTGGGAAGATGGACACTGGGTTACGGAGGAGGTCTGGTTCTTGCTTCTTGCTTAACTGGAACATGGGAGAAGTTAGTCAGAGGGCTGGTCTGTGTGCACAGGTGGCTGTATCAAACCCATTTACAGAGGCCTTGGGAAATGTAAGAAGTGAAACCATCTCGGTTTAGCTTTGCTTAAACTCCAGATAACAGAGGACAATATTGTCCTGTATTCTGACCGTTCATGAGAGCGTGCATCCATCTGTTAGGGAGCGGtgtcttccttctgcttcccgGTGAAGCTAGAAGGACTGCAGGCTGACCATTCCTTCGCACACTGACCTTCTGTGAGGACAGAGCTCCAGGACAAGGGGATTGACTTTAATAAGGGAGGCAGTATGAAGGAGGGTGGACGTTATTAGGATTCTTAGCTGTTTTACTTAAGTTACTAATACATTGTACAATGAGACAAATGTCTTATAGTAAATCTGTCAGACCTCAGGGATGAGCCCAAGTCCCCTTCTCTTGAGGGCTGAGCCCATTGTCAGCTGATCTAGGGGGAGCATCAGGAACTATCTCCCTGGTTTTGGTGATGGGTGATGATAGCGTAAATGTTTCACTGTGGTGTGTTCAGGAGTTGCACAGCAGCCATCCTATGTGGGCGCTTCTTTTTCAAGTGGGATTAATAGCTATGTGAAAAGCCCTCGTTTTACCTGCCTGAGTGCTTTGTGTTTTGATGGCTTTGTTGGGTGAAGTTGTCCAAACACGTTGTCACACATTCTTCTTGTCCCCCCACAGAACACTCAGTACTATGACAAACGCTGGTCGTGTGAGCTCTTCCTTCTGGTTTCCATCAGCACGTCTGTGATCCTGATGCAGTACCTCTTACCTGCGCGCTACTGTGACCTGCTCCATAAAGCTGCAGCGCACCTGGGCTGCTGGCAGAAGGTCGATCCGGCTCTCTGCTCCAACGTGCTGCAGCATCAGTAAGGAACTCTCTCCTGGGGCTAGGGCTGGAGTTTTCTCTTAGCTGGCATGCCTGTTGGCGTGAACAGAGGCTAGATGGGAAGCTCAGCTTTCCAGTcatcattcctcctcctctggttgcttaaaaaaaacaaagagaaagaaaaatgaaagcagagctgtCGGCTGACACACCTGACAGCTTACAGACACTATCTGTACTGTCCACTTCTGAGTGCAGCAAGCAGATCTGATTTTTGGCAAGGTGCCTGCTGCTTCTGGCCACAGGTAACTGCCGTTTGTCACTGCCGTTGTTACATGCCTCGGTGGGCCAAACTCTGCCCTCGCAAATGATGGCAGCTTCCTACTGTGGCCAACGCTGCAGAAGCAGCTCGTTCGTTATCCTGGCTGATGGTGGGAAGGCAGCAGACCCCCTCCCCTTCAGCTGCAGAGGTGGAAATAAGAGCTCTCTGCTTGTTTCCTGCAGGTGGACAGAGGAGTGCATGTGGCCACAGGGAGTGTTGGTGAAACACAGCAAGAATGTGTACAAAGCTGTGGGTCATTACAACGTGGCGGTGCCCTCTGACGTCTCGCACTTCCGCTTTCACGTAAGATCGCATCTCCTTTGTGGGGACCGAGGCGTAAGAGCCTCGGCAGGGTCACGGTCCTCTTCTGAACACCTCAGACTGCCTGAGCTGGCTCTGCGAGCAGGAGAGCTGCCCATGGGGTGTGCCGGGGCGGTGGAACACGCGGGGTTCCGTACAGCGTTTCATGTTAGTCCCGCGTCTCCCGTCAGTGCTGCCAAGAGGGTGACTCTGGCCCCTGTAAACCCTGCAGAGCCATTCACAGGTGGATGTTGTGTCTCCAGAGGGGAATCCCAGAGGAACCCTCACTGGCCTCTGCCTCACACGTCCTATCAAAAACACATCCCGAAGGGTCTGGCCTTGCTCGGTGCCTTATTGTGGTCTCTCCTGCAGTTCTTTTTCAGCAAACCACTGAGAATCCTCAACATCCTGATTCTGCTGGAAGGAGCCGTCATCTTCTACCAGCTTTACTCGCTGATTTCTTCAGAGAAGTGGCACCAGACTATCTCGCTGGCTCTGATCCTCTTCAGTAATTACTACGCCTTCTTCAAGCTGCTGCGTGACCGTCTGGTGCTGGGCAAAGCCTACTCATATTCTGCCAGCAGAGACTCAgagcagaagttaaattaaaacaattgcACTGATGCTCAGCttattacaaaacaaacaaaacaacaaaccctcagagctttgtatttttgttaccactgctttttttctttgataactgatgtaattaaaaggaaaaaacatatttttttactcCCAACagttgtttgtgtgtttgttgtCTGGTAAAATCCCCCGAGTAGGCCTCCTCCTGCTTGTATTTGAGAGGAGTGATTTATTAACAACGGTGCTTAGTTTTCAGAGGTGCaaacactgctgcttctgctgcagtcGGAGCTCCGGCTGGGCACTGAGTGGGAAGATGAGAACTACAGGTGTGTTAGAGCTCACACCTTCCAGTCTGGGTTCCTTTATAAGGGGGTGAGCCCTGATCCCGTCCTTTCCGGGGAACCCCGAAGGACCTCCCGCAGCACCCCTGGATGCTCTGTGGCCGGAGGGGAGGACTGCATTATTTCActataatgatttttaaattcctgtgCCGGAATTGCTACAACCCCTCGCTTGCAGCCCACGCAGGTGATGGTTTGAGGTCGTGAAGGGATGGGGCCAGGAGGGAGGACAGCCACGGTGGGGAGCTCCAGCTGCTCCCGCTTTGCCTTTCCATGAGTGGGTTGGGTgtttccccccacacacacacttgccGCCTCTCCAGCCCAACCTGCCCGTCAGGtctgctcagggctggggcCCCGGGAGGATGAGCAGGGTGACATCACCCGGgcgaggaggaagaagaggaggaggaggaggaagggccgCAGCTCAGCACCCGGCTGACTCGGGGCTGGGGATCCCCGCTGCCCGTGGGGACACCGGCCGTGCCCCCCGCTATGACCGGCTCCAGgctcggcccccccccccgtccatGATGGGGCTCCCCGCCGGTACCGGTACCGGATTCGGTCTTTGTTCTGTtgcggccgccgccgccaccaggGGGCGCCCGGAGCGCGCGCGGTCCCGCTCCCGGTGCCGGTACCGGTGCAGACCcctatcccccccccccccggggtgatTATTGCCAACGAAACCGGAGATCAAACACCCGACCGGAGCCGTCGGGATCCcggtgggggggacacacaccgACAGGACCCAAAAGCCCTGCAGCCCTCCCGGTCGGCAGCAGCACCGTCCCGGTGCAccgggaggaggtgggggggacacacacacacatataggATTCCATACCCGGACACGGCACCGAGGTGACCCCGGACACGGCACGGGGGTCTCGGTGCCCGGCAGAACGGCGCAGTCAGTCCCGAGAGTCCGTCCCgcgtgtccgtgtcccccccccccccaaaaaaaaaaatgtcacgGTGGGGCCAAAGGGCCACCGGGAGCAaagcccccgccgccgccactcgCCGGTTTGTTATCAACCCCTGCGTGTCAGCAAGGCGAAGGGCAcggtgaggaagaggaaggaggagctgggggtggggggggaccccTGTGGGactgtgtgtcccccccccacgcaGTCCCCCCCCACCCGTGACAACACCGGACGGGGACGGAGACTCCCGCCTGCACACGGGGAAGGGCAGAGGTGCTTCGCTGGCGTGGGAAACCTGCACgaagctccccaccccaccccaaggACACCCCCGGCAGGTCCTGGGGGGGAGATAGAGAGACACCCCCCAGCCTGTCCCCTGGGTCTCCTATCGCCCCAGCCAGGGCCAGATCCAGTTTCTGGATGGGATTGCTAactgggatggggtggggggggacacgggggggtgATGTCGGGGCGCCGTGGGCGGGTGTGCCTGTGCCCGGGCCCCCTCCTCACCGCGGCGGGAGGAAACGGTCGTGTCCAGCCTTTCCCGAGGATGAGGATTTCCTTCCTCCCATTGAATGGGGACCCTGAGGTTAGCACGCAGCTCACGGGGTGCTCGGCCCACGAaacggggaggggaagggggtgcctggctgggaggtgggggggcagAGACAccctccaacccccccccgacccacagctcctgccaggaccccccccactTTCCTCCCCCTGCCTGGCCGGGCCCAGTGCCGGCGCACAGAGGAGGGAGCCGGCTTTGTACTGGGCTCAGGATGGAGACTTGGAGATGGAGACTGGagatttccttctctccttccacccctccctttGCCCAGCCTGAGCACCCTGCTGAGATTTTGGGGGGCAAGAAGAAGGCAGGCTGAGCGGGCAGCCCTGGGGTGACGAAGCCCATCCCCTTGCGGGGTAGCCCAACTTGGGGCTGGCCCAGCTGCAGCCACCCTGGCTGCGATTTTTGGGCTCCCAGTCATGCCCGGGAGGGCTTGGAGGTTCCTCCGGGTCCAGCAATTTGGgcagagcctcccagccccgAAGGATAACTGCACCCCTCCTTCTTGCAGGGACTTAGCCCAGACATGGAGGTTACTGGATTCCCAGAAAAGGCTCTTCCCGCAATTGGGAAGGGCTGTCTTGGGAAGCCGGGGACGCTTCCCAGTTCCCTCAAATCATCTGACAGCACAGGGGCTTTCCCAGGGGCCCCAGAGGGGTTGATGACCCAGGGGACATCCCGGGTGGGAATCCCCCTGGGAGCAGCCGGATAGTCCTTGGAGGTGGCTTCACCGGGGACCCAACGGCTTTGGTGACCCCAGGGGTCCCGGGTAACCCAAAGGGTGCCCGGCCCGTGGGCAGCGCTGCACCCCGGGGGTCCCAGCCTGGCCGGGCTCCATCTGCCGCCCTCCTCGCACCCGTTAATCCCAGGATTAGCAGCCAGATGCCAGGCGCAGGTTTGCTGCAGGTAACGAGTATCCCTCGGGGAGGAGGTTACGGACATCAAAGTGCCGGCAATTATGGCTAATCCCACACCTGCGCCTAACGAGCTCGGCGGCCGTCCTGCCTGCGCCAAGCGGGACCGGGCAGCTGCCAGGGAGAAGCTGGCTGGCATTGCAGTGGGGTCCCCAAGCCAGGAGGGCAGCGGGTGCTGGGGACCCATCCGGGGGTACCCCCAAGCATGGAACCCCAGAATAATGGCCGTGTTGGTGGGTCACGGAGCAAAAAGCCAGGCAGAAACACCCTCCATGGGGCTCAGCACTGCTGGGGGCATGACTGAGCCCTCCCTTGCGCAGACCCAAAACGGGGCACGTGCGCAGGGGATAAGCTTCAGCGTCCCGCTGCCTACCGGGAATCCCCTCACTGCTTCCCAGCGGATGCAGCTGATGGGAAGTGGCTGTTTTCCCCGAAGAGCCCATCGTGACATTCCTGGGAGGCCGCATGTGCTGCTCACATCCCGGGACCTCCGTCCAGCTCGTTCCCAGCTGGTCCCACCCCAGCTCAGTACAGATGGAGGACGGACGCTGCAAGCACGGGGGTTGCCGGCAGCCCCCGACCCACAAACCTGCCCCATGCGGGCATCCTGCCGAGCTTCTGCCCCCAgcgtgggggggggacagaaaGAGCCAGCACAGATTTCACACTTGAACCTGCAAAAATGCCCGTTTTCTCCCCCCGATGCAGTAGGCAAAGCCGCTGCCACCTTCCAGCGGCAACACAGAGATGGTGTTGGTGCCCCTCAGGACCCTGATGCTCTGGTCCCAGGGGGGTCCCAGGTTGCTGGGTGAGCCCTGCAGCAGCGAGACCCCATCGGGAGCACTGcagaaccccccccccagctcctcctcatCTCCCTGAAAACACCAGCCTGTCCCTGGTTGATGCACTGCCGAATCCAGCATCCAGCAGCTGCTGATGTGGGGACTGGGgcaggggactgggggggggacaggagcaCCCCACGAAGCCGAAGGTCCCCAGTCTAGGCACGCGATGCATGCGGGTAATCCCAGCTGGGCCTTGTCATCCTTTATCTGGAGGCCGGTAGCTTTAATTCATCCTTAATAATCATTTATGCCATTAATAAAGCCAAATCCCTAAAGCAGCTAATTAAGGGTTCGTTCACCCGCTGCCGTCTCACACCGGGGCAGGTTTTGTGTCAGAtcaagagggggaaaaagaagaatcaCAGGGAGGGTGGTGGGAGCATCCTCCCAGTGCCCGTcctgccagcatccctgctccccCGGGATGGGGGATGGGGCCAGGGACCCCCGAGCAGCACCCCAGGCCCCGCTGTCCCCCAGACCCAGAGCCATGGGGGTCTCTGTGGGGCCTGGGCACCCAAATCCAGGAGATGCTGAGCCAAGACGAGCTGAGCCGGCTACCGCTGCCCCCGCCGCTGCCTGACCTTGCCCGGGGCTCACCTGGCCGAAACCGGGGCAGGACACGGCCCACGAGGCCCGGTCCCGAGACCTGCCGTAATTGGCAGCCCTGAATTAGCATATGCACATCCTCGTTAgcaattacacacacacacgtatgcCCTCATTTTCTTATCTGAACAAGTCTACGGTGGGGACCCAGGAGACAGGGTGAGCAAACATGGGGCTGCGCGCCCAGCCTCTCCCGGTCCTCTGCTCATCGCCCGAGACTGCGAAACTCATTGCACTTGTGCAACGGAGCGGAGACAACACCTCCGGCACCCACGGCCCCGCCGTACCGCTGTTTGGTCCCGGgtgggggcaggcagcagcccccgcGGGGAGCAGATGGCGACTACACTGCACGGAGCAGCGTGGGGGCCAGATGGACCGCAGGGGAGCAGAACTGTCCCGCCGCCGTCGTCCCCCTTCCATTTCCCCTGCCATTTTACCCAACCAGCTCTAACAGCagctataaatatttaacagcttcatcctctgctccgctgctgaACCGACAGCCGGAGGGACGGCATCTCCCACCGCTCCAGCCCACTTTGGCACGGCTAAGGGCAcatcccctccccgcagcaTCGCTAAATAACCCCAGCAAGCCAGGATGAAAACACTTGAGGACTGAAATGTGGTGAATGGAGACTTAGGAGGGTGCCGGGACATTTCCCAAGAGCTGGGAACgagggggatgcaggcagagaGCCGGGCAGGTCACCCACCCTCCCAGGTGGGTGTCAGGCTCTGCGGTGGCCCCATCCCGGGCACTGTGCCGGCTGAGCACCCCTGAGCCCTCCTGGAGGTCCAAGGGGCCATAAAtacccccaaaaccacccccacacccccaagGGACTGGGCACCTCGATCAGACCCCAGCCAAGAGCCCCGTGGGCAGCAGCACCGCCTCACCGGCCACCgcagggggggtcccaggggtccTGTCCCCGGCACAGACACGCCGGGTTGCGGTCCCCAGCCGACAGCGGCGCAAAGCCGGTTGCAGGATCTCCCACGCTGCGGCACGAGGCTGCAAGTCCCGGCGTGCGGCTGCCGCGCGGGCACGCCACGGCCTGCAACCCCCCAAGGGCGGCAAAGAGGCGTTTGCAGCCGAAGTCTCGCCCGGGAAAGGCCCTTTCCCGGCATCGAGGGAAGTTTCGGTCCCACCGCAGGCACGGCCGGTGCCCGTTCTCGCAGTGCCCAGGCGCAGCCTCGGTACCCGCCATGGGACACACGTTGCACCGGGGCAGTCCCTTGCCGGATCGGGCTTCCTCCTACCGCCACCACCACTGTGGCCCCGAGCTTTTCCGCCGTTCTTCCGCCGACCCCGGGGCCGCCGGCTGCCTTCCTGCTCCGTCCCGCGCTGCCGCCCCGTTTCCTGCCCGCTGGGGCTGCCGCAGCCGCTCAGCCTCCTCCCCggccccacagccaccccacGCACATCCCCGTTTCCATGCATCGAGCGTTCCCGGTTTTCCCCGCCGTGCCGGCACCGTCCATCCTCCCTATTCCTCTTTCCCGATCCTTGGATGGGGGGACCTGGCCCTGTCGCTGTGTCCCCAACGGCTCCCCCGGGGACCCTGTGCCCTCCTTGGGGGCTCCGGTCCCCAGCCTTTGCGTGGGACCTGGCCCCGATGCCGCTGCCGGAGCGACCCGGCTCGGTTGGGCGATTTCTGGGGGTCCGTGTTTCACCAGCCGTTTTCTTCCAGCTCAGCGATAAAGGGATCGAACGCAGCAAGTCTCCCCCAGGCTCGCGCCCCGGGGAGCGGCAATTCCCCGATTGCAATCACTTTTGGGGATCTACCGCTGACCTAGTTTTTAATCCACTGTGCCGGGGCGGCAGGGATTGCACGCAGGGCTGCCTTCGGCCGGCGCGAACGAGCAAGAGCTTTCCAGGAACATcgatttccccccctccccagtgcaAAGCCCCCCCTCCTTGTTTTTGGGAGACAAGGGTCCCGtaggcagcagggctggccccaGCTCGGTGCCGCGCTGCTGCTGAGGTCAGGCTCTTCCCACGCTGAGCCCAAGGGTCTCCCCGAAACCGGTTGGGCATGCGGAACCGTGACTTAGCCCCGAGTCAGCCGGTGGGGATCGGCATGCACCGGCaggccccggggtggggggtgccgGCGGAGGGCACGGGGTGCGGCGGCAGGATGAGACCTGTACGGGGGCCCCCCGCTTCCCGGGCAGCCACGCCAGAGCCCTTAGCAAACAGGGAAgcaaaaaatttccttttcctttctccttgcaAAACTGCAGAGCTGGGGTGACCTGCCCCTAAAGCagccccccccctgccccggtcACCCCAGAGGGTGAGGACTGGGAAGGGCTTTTAATCTCCATTCTCAGCTGACGCAAGGTTTGCTTATcgctgctgctccccagggccAGTGACACTGGCGGTGTCACCTCCCCTTCCAGATTCAACCCTCcctgcagggatggagcagggagGATGCCACCCTCCCTCCACGCTCCTTACATACAtttcacccccctccccagcatcaCTCACTGCCCCATGGCTTCTTGGCCGAGACCATCAGGATTTTCCCCCCCCAGACtccggggcggccgggggggtccGGGGTGGGGGGTTCACTGCATGCTGGGTGTTGGAAGCAGGCTGTTGCCAGCCCTCTGCCGCCAGCCAGGAATAAGTGGATTAGGAACCAATCTCATTATCGCCGCTAGCAGCCTTGGCAAGGGccgtgggatggggacagggatggggacagggttGGGGACAGTCCCGGTGGGGGGGATCGGGGGTGGCCGGTGCCTGGCGCGGGGCAGAATGTGGCCACGGTGCTTCAACAGCAAGGGCTCGGCTGCCTGCTGTTCCCAGTGGTGCGGCATCCGGGCTCTAATGAGCTGGGACGGTTAATTAGTCAGTGTCGATTTATGTTAATTAGTCGGAGGAGCGGAGAGACTGATTCCTCTGCCACCTGGCTGGCACCAGGGTGCTCAGGGCCTCGCTGGGGCGGCACGTGCGTGTGCAtgggtgcacgtgtgtgtgtgtgtgcacgcacatGTGTGCACATCTGGGCGCACGCATGGGGGCGTGCACAgatatgtgtgtgcgtgtgcacaGCCCCCCCCATGCACCCCCTTGTGCACACACGCACCCACGAACACGTGCACCCACGCACCCGTGAACACGAACACCCACACGCTCACGCAGCCGTGCACCCACGCACCCACGCACCCATACACACATGCACGCGCTGCTCCGGAAAGCCGAGCTCACACCAACGCCACAGCTCCGGGTGCTGCCGTTTGGGTGGCCCCGAGCAAATAAGGTAGGTGACAAGGGACGGGGCAGCCACGTCCCCGGTGCAGGACAGGGTGTCACGGTCCCACGAGCCGCGGCAGGCAGCGTGGGACAAGCGATGCAAAGCTTCCTGCCAGTGATTCATGGTCTTCCTCGAATTTTTGCTGCCGTACGAGCAAGGGCTGAGACCCCAGAGGAAGCCGCAGGGATTTCCAAAAGGGCTCAGAAAAACTCCCCCCACGCGCCTGCCGCCCGCTGTGATTTCCTCCCTCCGTTTGGGTCGAAACGCAGCCGCTCTGGGGGCGAAGGACCCGTGGGGGCAACTACACGCGGCAGCAAGGCTGGGAAG includes these proteins:
- the TMEM39B gene encoding transmembrane protein 39B isoform X2; amino-acid sequence: MYIPFLQLNCDFRKTGLFSQVANIGPRETGEVNSRSRDYLTVLKETWKQHTRQMYGMEAMPTHACCLSPDLIRNEVEYLKMDFNWRMKEVLVSSMLSAYYVAFVPVWFVKNTQYYDKRWSCELFLLVSISTSVILMQYLLPARYCDLLHKAAAHLGCWQKVDPALCSNVLQHQWTEECMWPQGVLVKHSKNVYKAVGHYNVAVPSDVSHFRFHFFFSKPLRILNILILLEGAVIFYQLYSLISSEKWHQTISLALILFSNYYAFFKLLRDRLVLGKAYSYSASRDSEQKLN